One region of Nitrospiraceae bacterium genomic DNA includes:
- the sucC gene encoding ADP-forming succinate--CoA ligase subunit beta, whose amino-acid sequence MNVHEFQAKSLFAQFGVPVPRGREVKTPQEAETWAAELNSPVFVVKAQIHAGGRGKAGGVKITKDKAAVPGFAKELIGKTLVTHQTGPKGRVVRRLLIEEGANIAKELYLSILVDRDSGWPVFIASTEGGMEIEEVAAHTPEKIIKEPIDPAVGFQGYNGRNIAYAMGLNSIEPAVMNPFIQMLGNLYRLFMEKNCALVEINPLIITKEKTVVALDGKVSFDDNGIFKHQDVQQMRDLNEEEPLEIEASENNLNYVKLDGNIGCMVNGAGLAMATMDVIKLAGSEPANFLDVGGGATKETVAAGFRILLKDPNVKGIFINIFGGIVRCERIAHGVIEAAKEVHVNVPLVVRLQGTNAEEGRTLLHHSGLKLEVANDLWEAAQKIVKLTGKAA is encoded by the coding sequence ATGAACGTACATGAGTTTCAGGCGAAGTCTTTGTTTGCGCAGTTTGGAGTGCCGGTGCCGCGTGGCCGCGAAGTCAAGACACCGCAGGAAGCCGAAACGTGGGCCGCGGAACTGAACAGCCCGGTGTTTGTCGTAAAAGCGCAGATCCACGCGGGAGGACGTGGCAAGGCTGGGGGTGTGAAGATCACCAAGGATAAAGCGGCGGTTCCCGGTTTCGCGAAAGAGCTGATCGGCAAGACGCTAGTGACGCACCAGACCGGTCCAAAAGGCCGCGTCGTGCGTCGATTGCTGATCGAGGAAGGTGCCAATATCGCCAAGGAACTGTACCTGAGCATCCTGGTGGATCGTGATTCGGGATGGCCGGTCTTTATCGCCAGCACCGAAGGCGGGATGGAGATCGAAGAGGTTGCAGCCCATACGCCGGAGAAGATCATTAAGGAGCCGATCGATCCTGCCGTCGGATTTCAGGGATACAACGGGCGCAACATCGCGTACGCGATGGGTCTCAACAGCATCGAGCCCGCCGTTATGAATCCGTTCATCCAGATGCTCGGCAACCTCTACCGTCTGTTCATGGAAAAGAACTGTGCGCTGGTCGAGATCAATCCGCTCATTATTACGAAAGAGAAAACCGTCGTGGCCCTGGACGGGAAAGTCTCCTTCGACGACAACGGCATCTTCAAACATCAAGATGTGCAGCAGATGCGTGATCTGAATGAGGAAGAACCGTTGGAGATCGAAGCCAGCGAGAACAACCTGAATTACGTGAAGCTCGACGGCAACATCGGCTGCATGGTGAACGGGGCCGGTCTGGCTATGGCGACGATGGATGTCATTAAGCTGGCAGGCAGCGAACCGGCGAACTTCTTGGATGTCGGTGGTGGCGCCACGAAGGAAACGGTAGCGGCAGGCTTCCGAATTCTACTGAAGGACCCGAATGTTAAAGGGATCTTTATCAACATTTTCGGCGGGATCGTCCGTTGCGAGCGGATTGCACATGGCGTGATCGAGGCGGCCAAAGAAGTACACGTCAATGTGCCCCTTGTGGTCCGCTTGCAGGGGACAAACGCGGAAGAGGGGAGAACATTGCTGCACCATTCCGGGTTGAAACTCGAAGTCGCCAACGATTTGTGGGAGGCGGCGCAAAAGATCGTGAAGTTGACGGGGAAGGCGGCGTAG
- the sucD gene encoding succinate--CoA ligase subunit alpha, whose translation MSILVNKNTRVVVQGITGKEGSFHATQCKAYGTKVVAGVTPGKAGQEVEGIPVFNTVRDAIKKTQCDTSLIFVPPPFCADAILEAADAGIKLIICITEGIPVNDMVKVKRALRTRDVRLIGPNCPGVITVDEAKIGIMPGFIHKKGVVGVVSRSGTLTYEAVHQLSTLGLGETTCVGIGGDPVNGTGFVDVLPLFEKDPETQAIVMIGEIGGDAEEKAAEFIKKNVKKPVISFIAGITAPPGRRMGHAGAIISGGKGTAAEKMKTLEAAGVKVVKNPAEIGNAVKNALGR comes from the coding sequence GTGAGCATACTTGTTAATAAGAATACGCGGGTGGTGGTGCAGGGGATCACGGGCAAAGAAGGCTCGTTCCATGCGACGCAGTGCAAGGCCTATGGAACGAAGGTCGTCGCCGGTGTGACGCCGGGGAAGGCCGGTCAAGAAGTCGAAGGCATTCCTGTCTTCAATACGGTCCGTGACGCGATCAAGAAAACTCAGTGTGATACCTCGCTGATCTTCGTACCGCCACCATTCTGTGCCGATGCAATTCTGGAAGCGGCTGATGCCGGAATCAAATTGATCATCTGCATCACCGAGGGTATCCCGGTCAATGACATGGTGAAAGTGAAGCGCGCACTGCGTACTCGTGATGTCCGTCTGATCGGTCCGAACTGTCCCGGGGTCATCACAGTCGATGAAGCCAAAATCGGCATCATGCCGGGATTTATCCACAAGAAAGGCGTCGTCGGCGTGGTTTCACGCAGCGGCACCTTGACCTATGAAGCGGTGCATCAGCTCTCAACACTCGGACTCGGCGAAACGACGTGCGTTGGCATCGGAGGCGATCCTGTGAACGGGACCGGGTTTGTGGATGTGCTGCCACTGTTTGAGAAGGACCCTGAAACCCAGGCGATCGTCATGATCGGCGAGATCGGGGGAGATGCGGAAGAAAAGGCGGCTGAGTTCATCAAGAAGAACGTGAAGAAGCCGGTTATCAGCTTCATCGCCGGGATCACAGCTCCTCCAGGCCGTCGCATGGGTCACGCTGGTGCGATCATCTCAGGGGGCAAAGGCACCGCAGCTGAGAAGATGAAAACCCTCGAAGCAGCCGGCGTAAAAGTCGTCAAGAACCCTGCCGAGATCGGGAACGCAGTCAAGAACGCCTTGGGTCGGTAA
- a CDS encoding VIT1/CCC1 transporter family protein has protein sequence MVSSPPHDPQLAQTLVLDELFDLSLYKALRGVTQPDVRMTLDELIKVETSHLAFWQKFFELKLETLDLGRRVKLAVMMLVCRLFGSTAVHLVLEAIEVHGVRKYLALWREYQGQPLGEALHGILMDEFKHEDVLVTELTKRKINAEKIRNIFLGLNDGLVEILGAVSGFFGAFGSATMVLVAASTTAVAGALSMAAGAFLALNSEKEVKTTEIARKIFLGEESEILPMEESPLGSAFVVGAAYIAGALVPVVPVLLGANDAIFSVVTAGLMVIVVSTILSFLSGMDIKRRIALNLIIITMAVSVTYAIGLAAKHLWGIAV, from the coding sequence GTGGTTTCTTCGCCCCCTCACGACCCCCAACTCGCTCAGACGTTGGTTCTCGACGAACTGTTTGATCTGTCGCTCTACAAAGCCCTTCGCGGCGTGACCCAGCCAGATGTCCGTATGACGCTGGATGAGTTGATCAAGGTCGAAACATCTCATCTGGCATTCTGGCAGAAGTTCTTCGAACTGAAGCTTGAGACTCTCGACCTTGGCCGTCGGGTCAAGCTGGCCGTAATGATGCTGGTCTGTCGGCTGTTTGGCTCCACTGCCGTCCATCTCGTGCTCGAAGCCATCGAAGTCCACGGAGTACGAAAATATCTGGCGTTATGGCGGGAATACCAGGGCCAACCGTTGGGTGAGGCACTCCATGGCATTCTCATGGATGAGTTCAAACATGAAGATGTGCTCGTCACGGAACTCACAAAGCGAAAAATCAATGCCGAGAAGATCCGCAACATCTTCCTCGGGTTGAACGACGGCTTGGTGGAAATTCTCGGAGCAGTGAGCGGGTTCTTCGGCGCGTTCGGCAGCGCGACGATGGTCCTAGTCGCCGCCTCAACGACGGCGGTGGCCGGTGCCCTCTCAATGGCCGCCGGTGCGTTTTTAGCCTTGAACTCTGAGAAGGAAGTGAAGACGACTGAGATCGCCAGGAAAATATTTCTGGGCGAGGAATCGGAGATCCTGCCGATGGAAGAATCCCCCTTGGGCTCAGCCTTCGTGGTCGGTGCTGCCTACATCGCCGGCGCACTCGTTCCGGTGGTCCCGGTCTTGCTCGGCGCCAACGACGCCATCTTTTCGGTCGTGACTGCCGGCCTGATGGTAATCGTCGTCTCCACCATTCTGTCTTTCCTCTCCGGCATGGATATCAAGCGCCGGATCGCGCTCAATCTCATCATCATCACCATGGCGGTCAGCGTGACATACGCCATCGGCCTAGCGGCAAAGCATCTGTGGGGGATCGCGGTGTAG
- a CDS encoding response regulator yields MGQPDNQLRSSYDPRELLNAQPVIVSVIDPSTYKVQFQNETGLNKFGDISGQTCHDKIAGCPTPCAFCKMPDAVSTGKMTMNEVPLPNDQWVLVQWSKAVTSDGRTHVIEAITDITERKRLEDSARRSEKMEALSRLAGGVAHDLTNLLTVISGASEQVCHRAEDRQSIRAPIKQIQDAVERAGELMHKLVAFSHHQVVEPTMLDLGKVLTEMEPKIRQLIGDTILLTVTVASGGGSVVMACQQIEDIIRHIVTNACDAMPQGGQLRISTSLRTVTEVSAQEQAVRPGTYVELAIYDTGCGIDPDMQAHLFEPFFVREQFQRGKGLGLASLYGIVRQGGGFIEVSSKLGVGSVFRICLPQAGQAQTDHSHATRSEAVEGRATILLVEDDADVRVAVRDMLRQTGYEVQEATDGVEALSLLSKSTVYPHLILTDVMMPRMTGPQLAKRIDALMPMVKVLYMSGYANENLESMKGQRLAFIPKPFNSRDLLRKVRETLAS; encoded by the coding sequence GTGGGACAGCCCGATAACCAGCTCCGGTCTTCTTATGATCCCCGAGAGCTGTTGAACGCCCAGCCGGTCATCGTCTCGGTGATCGATCCTTCGACGTACAAGGTACAGTTCCAGAACGAAACAGGGCTCAACAAGTTCGGAGATATTTCTGGCCAGACCTGTCACGACAAAATCGCCGGCTGTCCGACTCCCTGTGCGTTCTGCAAAATGCCCGATGCGGTCAGCACGGGGAAGATGACGATGAATGAGGTGCCGCTCCCCAATGACCAATGGGTTTTGGTCCAATGGTCCAAAGCTGTAACCTCCGACGGTCGTACCCACGTCATTGAAGCGATCACGGATATCACTGAGCGCAAGCGTCTTGAAGACTCGGCCCGCCGGTCCGAGAAGATGGAGGCGTTAAGCCGACTGGCTGGGGGAGTGGCTCACGATCTTACGAATCTGTTGACGGTCATCAGTGGGGCCAGCGAGCAGGTGTGTCATCGCGCCGAAGATCGTCAATCCATTCGGGCTCCGATTAAGCAGATCCAGGACGCGGTTGAACGAGCAGGGGAACTGATGCACAAGCTGGTCGCATTCAGTCATCATCAGGTGGTGGAACCGACAATGCTCGATCTGGGCAAAGTCCTCACCGAGATGGAACCGAAGATCCGGCAACTCATTGGCGACACGATTCTGCTGACCGTGACCGTGGCTTCTGGGGGAGGATCGGTCGTCATGGCCTGTCAACAGATCGAGGACATTATTCGTCATATAGTGACCAACGCATGCGATGCGATGCCCCAAGGTGGGCAACTCAGGATTTCGACGTCGCTGCGAACTGTCACAGAGGTCTCGGCACAGGAGCAGGCGGTCAGACCAGGGACGTATGTCGAGTTAGCGATCTATGATACGGGATGCGGCATTGATCCGGACATGCAGGCCCATCTCTTCGAGCCCTTCTTCGTTAGAGAGCAATTCCAGAGAGGAAAGGGGTTGGGACTTGCCAGTCTCTACGGCATCGTTCGACAAGGCGGCGGGTTTATCGAAGTGTCGAGCAAACTTGGTGTCGGGTCGGTCTTCCGAATCTGCCTGCCGCAAGCCGGTCAGGCTCAAACAGACCATTCTCACGCTACTCGGTCGGAGGCAGTGGAAGGGAGGGCGACCATTTTGTTGGTCGAGGATGATGCTGATGTGAGAGTAGCGGTCAGGGATATGTTGCGCCAAACCGGATATGAGGTTCAAGAAGCAACCGATGGGGTTGAGGCGCTGAGCCTTCTCAGCAAATCGACGGTATACCCCCACTTGATTCTGACCGATGTCATGATGCCGCGCATGACAGGCCCCCAACTGGCGAAACGCATCGACGCCCTGATGCCTATGGTCAAAGTACTCTATATGTCGGGATATGCCAATGAGAATCTTGAGTCGATGAAAGGGCAGCGTCTGGCGTTCATTCCGAAGCCGTTCAACTCCAGGGACCTGCTCCGAAAGGTCCGTGAAACTCTCGCCAGTTAG
- a CDS encoding PilZ domain-containing protein yields the protein MTHKRELFRVVIDRVCQIRRGTEPVPCKVLDLTEKGFQLQVEGPVQVGDELQLEFNLSEGSPVLCTVQVTHVHPPNLGVRIVRISPEQQVQLSDFIEQLNALNMTGF from the coding sequence ATGACCCATAAACGTGAACTGTTCCGAGTCGTAATCGATCGGGTTTGCCAGATTCGACGCGGCACTGAACCGGTGCCATGTAAGGTGCTCGATCTGACCGAGAAGGGATTCCAACTCCAGGTGGAGGGACCGGTCCAAGTCGGTGACGAGCTACAGCTTGAGTTCAATTTGAGCGAAGGGTCTCCGGTCCTGTGCACTGTTCAGGTGACCCACGTCCATCCTCCAAATCTTGGCGTTCGTATTGTCCGAATCTCTCCTGAGCAACAGGTCCAGCTCTCCGACTTCATCGAGCAGCTGAACGCATTGAACATGACAGGATTTTGA
- a CDS encoding DMT family transporter, producing MSPLSAFPISTSKKMASIVPMACLFGVVLLLSSVTLVIKYVFQHSGMQPAGLAWFRVMIGFVSLFAITLFWDRRGLLSLDLSDLVKLGLVGLLGVFSYAIAAWGLMYTSVIHYALIYGLLPSCTSALSVLLGKDHMSPLKVAGIALSLIGCGVAVYHGAPYGETSFQFGDLFVLLFTVMMSGHIVLCSGIVKRFGMMVSNTVMFGSSALVLFLGSLKWSEPQQEQISPLIIASVLYIGCATAAVFLLRYRSLQSLSPATVGTYHNLIPVCTIFLAYLYLDEPLRVQTVLGGAMVVAGAELVRRAHQPLLGSGLLWSKLWLRKA from the coding sequence ATGTCACCGCTCTCGGCGTTTCCAATCAGTACGTCGAAAAAGATGGCCTCCATCGTTCCCATGGCCTGTCTGTTCGGCGTGGTGTTGTTACTGAGCTCCGTAACCCTGGTCATCAAATATGTTTTTCAACACAGTGGCATGCAGCCGGCCGGATTGGCCTGGTTCAGAGTGATGATCGGCTTCGTATCTTTGTTTGCCATCACGTTATTCTGGGACCGAAGGGGGTTGTTATCGTTGGATCTGTCGGATCTCGTGAAGCTGGGTCTGGTGGGGCTTCTGGGCGTCTTCTCTTACGCCATCGCGGCCTGGGGTCTCATGTACACGAGCGTCATCCACTATGCACTGATCTATGGCCTCTTGCCCTCGTGTACGTCGGCTCTGAGTGTGCTGTTGGGGAAAGACCACATGAGCCCGTTGAAGGTGGCAGGTATCGCGCTCTCATTAATCGGCTGCGGGGTAGCTGTCTACCACGGGGCTCCTTACGGAGAGACGAGTTTTCAATTCGGCGATCTATTCGTCTTATTATTCACGGTGATGATGTCAGGCCACATCGTGCTCTGCTCCGGTATCGTGAAACGCTTTGGGATGATGGTATCCAATACAGTCATGTTCGGCAGCAGCGCTCTGGTGCTGTTTCTTGGTTCTCTGAAGTGGTCGGAACCCCAACAGGAGCAAATATCGCCGCTGATTATTGCATCGGTGCTATACATTGGATGTGCCACTGCCGCCGTGTTTCTCCTGCGCTACCGTTCGTTGCAATCTCTCTCGCCCGCCACCGTCGGGACCTACCACAATTTGATTCCCGTCTGTACGATCTTCCTGGCCTATCTGTATTTGGACGAACCGCTCCGTGTGCAGACGGTACTCGGCGGAGCCATGGTTGTCGCCGGAGCCGAATTGGTTCGGAGAGCGCACCAACCACTTCTAGGCTCTGGCCTGCTCTGGTCGAAACTCTGGCTGAGGAAGGCATAG